A region from the Sphingopyxis lindanitolerans genome encodes:
- the acs gene encoding acetate--CoA ligase, with product MSDLPPSEPFVPVPADAAAITHCTAADYERLYTQSIADPDAFWADQAKRLDWVTPPTKIAGWSFDPVEIKWYEDGVLNLCHNALDRHVAAGHGDRTAIIFEPDAPDGETRHISYAALLADVIRFANTLKKMGVQKGDRVTIYMPMIPEGAAAMLACARIGAVHSVIFGGFSPEAIHGRIEDCASDWVICADEGLRGGKTVPLKANVDKALERVDVQAVLVIAHTGGDVAMKEGRDHWYDAVSADVGDTCPCEPMGAEDPLFILYTSGSTGKPKGVLHTVGGYAVWVASTFFYGFDYRPGEIFWCSADIGWVTGHSYVVYGPLQNGATSLMFEGVPNHPDHDRFWQVVDKHKVNILYTAPTAIRALMREGDDYVTRHNLSSLRLLGSVGEPINPEAWRWYHQVVGKGRVPVVDTWWQTETGGIMITTLPGAHAMQPGSAGRPFFGVRPQLVDAEGAVLADEQGGVAEGNLCLTHSWPGQARTLYGDHERFAATYFATYKGKYFTGDGCRRDGDGYWRITGRVDDVINVSGHRMGTAEVESALVLHDLVAEAAVVGFPHDIKGQGIYAYVTLNAGVEPTDTIVAALKQQVRTEIGPIATPDHIHLTPALPKTRSGKIMRRILRKIAENDFGSLGDTSTLADPSLVDGLIEGRKNR from the coding sequence GTGTCCGACCTACCCCCCTCCGAACCCTTCGTTCCCGTTCCCGCCGACGCCGCCGCGATCACGCATTGCACCGCCGCCGATTACGAGCGCCTCTATACCCAGAGCATCGCCGACCCCGATGCCTTCTGGGCCGACCAGGCGAAGCGGCTCGACTGGGTGACGCCGCCGACGAAAATCGCCGGCTGGTCCTTCGACCCGGTCGAGATCAAATGGTATGAGGACGGCGTCCTCAACCTTTGCCACAACGCGCTCGACCGTCATGTCGCCGCGGGCCATGGCGACCGCACCGCGATCATCTTCGAACCCGACGCCCCCGACGGCGAAACCCGCCACATCAGCTATGCCGCGCTGCTCGCCGACGTCATCCGCTTTGCGAACACGCTCAAGAAAATGGGCGTCCAAAAGGGCGACCGTGTCACCATCTATATGCCGATGATCCCCGAGGGCGCCGCCGCGATGCTCGCCTGCGCGCGCATCGGCGCGGTCCACAGCGTCATCTTCGGCGGCTTCTCGCCCGAGGCGATCCACGGCCGGATCGAGGATTGCGCCAGCGACTGGGTGATCTGCGCCGACGAAGGGCTGCGCGGCGGCAAGACCGTCCCGCTGAAAGCCAACGTCGACAAGGCGCTCGAACGGGTGGACGTGCAGGCGGTGCTCGTCATCGCCCACACCGGCGGCGACGTCGCGATGAAGGAAGGCCGCGACCATTGGTATGACGCGGTGTCGGCCGACGTCGGCGACACCTGCCCGTGCGAGCCGATGGGGGCAGAAGACCCGCTGTTCATCCTCTACACCTCGGGCTCGACCGGCAAGCCCAAGGGCGTGCTCCACACCGTCGGCGGCTATGCGGTGTGGGTCGCCTCGACCTTCTTCTATGGCTTCGATTACCGCCCCGGCGAGATTTTCTGGTGCAGCGCCGATATCGGCTGGGTCACCGGCCACAGCTACGTCGTCTATGGCCCGCTTCAGAATGGCGCGACGAGCCTGATGTTCGAAGGCGTGCCCAACCACCCCGACCACGACCGTTTCTGGCAGGTCGTCGACAAGCACAAGGTCAACATCCTCTACACCGCGCCGACCGCGATCCGCGCGCTGATGCGCGAGGGCGACGATTATGTGACGCGCCACAACCTGTCGTCGCTGCGCCTGCTCGGCAGCGTCGGCGAGCCGATCAATCCCGAGGCGTGGCGCTGGTATCACCAGGTGGTCGGCAAAGGCCGCGTCCCCGTCGTCGATACCTGGTGGCAGACCGAGACCGGCGGGATCATGATCACCACCCTGCCCGGCGCGCACGCGATGCAGCCGGGAAGCGCCGGGCGTCCCTTCTTCGGCGTCCGCCCGCAACTCGTCGATGCCGAGGGCGCGGTGCTCGCCGACGAACAGGGCGGCGTCGCCGAGGGCAATCTCTGCCTCACCCACAGCTGGCCGGGGCAGGCGCGCACGCTCTATGGCGATCATGAGCGGTTCGCGGCGACCTATTTCGCGACCTACAAGGGCAAATATTTTACCGGCGACGGCTGCCGCCGCGACGGTGACGGTTACTGGCGGATCACCGGGCGGGTCGACGATGTCATCAACGTATCGGGCCACCGCATGGGCACCGCCGAGGTCGAAAGCGCGCTCGTCCTCCACGACCTCGTCGCCGAGGCCGCGGTCGTCGGCTTCCCGCACGACATCAAGGGCCAGGGTATCTACGCCTATGTCACGCTCAACGCCGGGGTCGAGCCGACCGACACCATCGTCGCGGCGCTCAAGCAGCAGGTCCGCACCGAAATCGGCCCGATCGCCACCCCCGACCATATCCACCTGACCCCCGCGCTCCCCAAGACGCGCAGCGGCAAGATCATGCGCCGTATCCTCAGGAAGATCGCCGAAAATGACTTCGGATCGCTCGGCGACACCTCGACGCTGGCGGACCCGAGTCTGGTCGACGGGCTGATCGAGGGACGGAAGAACAGGTAA
- a CDS encoding peptidase, which translates to MTYCVGMRLNKGLVFMSDTRTNAGVDDISQVRKMRSWHVPGERVITLMSAGNLATTQAVVSLLDERSKAPEDRHPSILAAPSMFQIATTIGETLRGIVMRHNDEGPAAESLFRASLIVGGQIKGAEPRLFMIYPEGNFIEAGEDNPFFQIGETKYGRPMIVRSYDPAMSFEDAVKLLCVSFDSTIQANAGVDLPIDLKVHERDDFVSVRERRFERDDAYYQSVADGWAEALGIALAELPDFHF; encoded by the coding sequence ATGACCTATTGCGTTGGTATGCGACTCAACAAGGGACTGGTGTTCATGTCGGACACCCGCACCAACGCGGGCGTCGACGACATCTCACAGGTCCGCAAGATGCGGAGCTGGCACGTGCCGGGCGAGCGCGTCATCACGCTGATGTCGGCGGGGAATCTCGCGACGACGCAGGCGGTCGTCAGCCTGCTCGACGAGCGCAGCAAGGCGCCCGAGGACCGGCATCCGTCGATCCTCGCCGCGCCGTCGATGTTCCAGATCGCGACGACCATCGGCGAGACGCTGCGCGGTATCGTGATGCGCCACAATGATGAAGGGCCCGCCGCCGAATCGCTGTTCCGCGCCTCGTTGATCGTCGGCGGTCAGATCAAGGGCGCCGAACCGCGCCTGTTCATGATCTATCCCGAGGGGAATTTCATCGAGGCGGGCGAGGACAATCCCTTTTTCCAGATCGGCGAAACCAAATATGGGCGCCCGATGATCGTCCGCTCCTACGATCCGGCGATGTCGTTCGAGGATGCGGTGAAATTGCTGTGCGTGTCGTTCGATTCGACGATCCAGGCGAACGCCGGGGTCGACCTGCCGATCGACCTCAAGGTCCATGAGCGCGACGATTTCGTCAGCGTGCGCGAACGGCGGTTCGAGCGCGACGACGCCTATTACCAGAGCGTCGCTGACGGCTGGGCCGAGGCGCTGGGGATCGCGCTGGCCGAATTGCCCGACTTTCATTTCTGA
- a CDS encoding transglutaminase family protein produces the protein MRLRVDHTTHYHFDGHVAYALQQLRLTPKERPGQQLIHDWTIAVEGGEHQLHYTDHQGNGVDLVAVHGGARELILRCTGDIELVTWDGVIGAHRGVMPLWTFLRPTPLTRAGRGVRALTAGLGRDFASDIERAHALSVLILDKLPYRIGVTDAETTAEQALAGEGGVCQDHSHIFIAAMRHLGHPARYVSGYLMMNDRTQQDATHAWAEAYFDHIGWIGFDVSNGHSPDQRYIRVATGLDYQGAAPVRGMRYGGAQENLVVQLQVQQ, from the coding sequence ATGCGGCTGCGCGTAGATCACACCACCCATTATCATTTCGACGGGCATGTCGCCTATGCGCTCCAGCAGCTGCGCCTGACGCCGAAGGAGCGACCGGGGCAGCAATTGATCCACGACTGGACGATCGCGGTCGAGGGGGGCGAGCATCAGCTTCATTATACCGACCATCAGGGCAATGGCGTCGATCTGGTGGCGGTGCACGGCGGCGCGCGCGAACTGATCCTTCGCTGCACCGGCGATATCGAACTGGTGACGTGGGACGGGGTGATCGGGGCGCATCGCGGCGTGATGCCGCTGTGGACCTTCCTCCGCCCGACGCCGCTGACCCGCGCGGGGCGCGGGGTGCGCGCGCTGACGGCGGGGCTGGGGCGCGATTTTGCGTCGGATATCGAACGCGCGCACGCGCTGTCGGTGCTGATCCTCGACAAATTGCCCTATCGCATCGGCGTCACCGATGCCGAGACGACCGCCGAGCAGGCGCTCGCGGGCGAAGGCGGGGTCTGCCAGGACCATAGCCATATCTTCATCGCCGCGATGCGCCACCTCGGGCATCCGGCGCGCTATGTCTCGGGCTATCTGATGATGAACGACCGCACCCAGCAGGATGCAACCCACGCCTGGGCCGAGGCGTATTTCGACCACATCGGCTGGATCGGCTTCGACGTCAGCAACGGCCATTCGCCCGACCAGCGCTATATTCGCGTCGCGACCGGCCTCGACTATCAGGGCGCTGCCCCGGTTCGCGGAATGCGCTATGGCGGCGCGCAGGAAAATCTGGTTGTCCAATTGCAGGTCCAGCAATAA
- a CDS encoding alpha-E domain-containing protein — MLGKTAGSLYWMARYLERSENNARLIDAGFRIALTRSNTAEAEWRSVLVTAGQDGRFRQAHDEDYSSQRVVDFMLRDPANPSSILSVVKQARDNARTARTYLTREVWEAVNTSWMTLGTLLKRQVREDDLPDVLAAIRRQNGQVRGALTGTMLRNDGFHFAQFGTFLERADNTARILDVKYYLLLPSVAHIGGSIDNVQWETILRSVSAHRAYRWLYGAEISALKIAEFLILYRQMPRSLAFCCERMEEHLAHIQRGYDDETEAGRMAAALCRDRLSAPIQAIFDGGLHEYLRSFLAATAALARQAERDYRFVE, encoded by the coding sequence ATGCTAGGCAAGACCGCCGGCTCGCTTTACTGGATGGCGCGCTATCTGGAGCGGAGCGAGAATAATGCCCGGCTGATCGATGCGGGTTTCCGCATCGCGCTGACGCGGTCGAACACCGCCGAGGCCGAATGGCGGTCGGTGCTGGTGACCGCGGGGCAGGATGGCCGGTTCCGGCAGGCGCATGACGAGGATTACAGCTCGCAGCGCGTCGTCGACTTCATGCTGCGCGATCCCGCCAATCCGTCGAGCATCCTGTCGGTGGTCAAGCAGGCGCGCGACAATGCGCGCACCGCGCGCACCTATTTGACGCGCGAGGTGTGGGAGGCGGTCAATACGAGCTGGATGACGCTCGGCACGCTGTTGAAGCGGCAGGTGCGCGAGGACGATTTGCCCGACGTGCTCGCGGCGATCCGGCGCCAGAACGGCCAGGTGCGCGGGGCGCTGACCGGGACGATGCTGCGCAACGACGGCTTTCATTTCGCGCAGTTCGGCACCTTCCTCGAACGCGCCGACAACACCGCGCGCATCCTCGACGTCAAATATTATCTGCTGCTGCCGTCGGTCGCGCATATCGGCGGCTCGATCGATAATGTGCAGTGGGAGACGATCCTGCGCTCGGTGTCGGCGCACCGCGCCTATCGCTGGCTTTACGGGGCGGAGATCAGTGCGCTGAAGATCGCCGAATTCCTGATCCTCTATCGCCAGATGCCGCGCAGCCTGGCGTTCTGCTGCGAGCGGATGGAGGAGCATCTGGCGCATATCCAGCGCGGCTATGACGACGAGACCGAGGCGGGACGGATGGCCGCGGCGCTGTGCCGCGACCGGCTGTCGGCGCCGATCCAGGCGATCTTCGACGGCGGTCTGCACGAATATCTGCGCAGCTTCCTCGCCGCCACCGCCGCCCTCGCGCGCCAGGCCGAGCGCGATTATCGGTTCGTGGAGTAG
- a CDS encoding circularly permuted type 2 ATP-grasp protein, which produces MMRGKGWGISFFDEMTGHGDSGQAGEIRPPYRDYHHWFEREDAARIQRKTQQAEALFRTTGITFNVYGDDDGDERLIPFDVVPRIISAGEWRRLSRGIEQRVRALNAFLHDIYHRQEILRAGRVPTDLISRNEAFLPMMMGMDPPGGVYTHISGIDIVRTGADEFHVLEDNARTPSGVSYMLENRETMLQMFPELFAKISVREVGDYPLNLLKSLAACAPPRCGGTPTVAVLTPGIHNSAYFEHSFLADQMGAELVEGHDLRVVAGRVQMRTTQGYRPIDVLYRRVDDDFLDPLNFRPDSLLGVPGIWDVYRAGGITIANAPGTGIADDKALYSYMPDIIQFYTGEKALLPNVPTWRCSEPGHLKEVLDRLPELVVKEVHGSGGYGMLVGPAASRKEIAAFRRKLEANPANYIAQPTLSLSTVPIFTKAGLAPRHVDLRPFVLMSPQGVTITPGGLTRVAMSKGSLVVNSSQGGGTKDTWVLED; this is translated from the coding sequence ATGATGCGTGGAAAGGGCTGGGGCATTTCCTTTTTCGACGAAATGACGGGCCATGGGGATTCCGGGCAGGCGGGCGAGATCCGTCCGCCCTATCGCGATTATCACCACTGGTTCGAGCGCGAGGATGCGGCGCGCATCCAGCGCAAGACGCAGCAGGCCGAGGCGCTTTTCCGCACCACCGGCATCACCTTCAACGTCTATGGCGACGACGATGGCGACGAGCGGCTGATCCCTTTCGACGTCGTCCCGCGCATCATTTCAGCAGGCGAATGGCGGCGGCTGTCGCGCGGCATCGAGCAGCGGGTGCGGGCGCTGAACGCCTTTCTCCACGACATCTATCACCGGCAGGAGATTCTCCGCGCCGGCCGCGTGCCGACCGACCTGATTTCACGCAACGAGGCGTTCCTGCCGATGATGATGGGCATGGACCCGCCGGGCGGCGTCTATACGCATATCAGCGGCATCGACATCGTGCGCACCGGCGCGGATGAATTTCATGTGCTCGAGGATAATGCGCGCACCCCGTCGGGCGTCTCCTACATGCTCGAAAATCGCGAGACGATGCTCCAGATGTTTCCCGAGCTGTTCGCGAAGATTTCGGTGCGCGAGGTCGGCGATTACCCGCTCAACCTGCTCAAATCGCTGGCGGCCTGCGCGCCGCCGCGATGCGGCGGCACGCCGACGGTCGCGGTGCTGACGCCGGGCATCCACAACAGCGCCTATTTCGAGCATAGTTTCCTTGCCGACCAGATGGGCGCCGAACTGGTCGAGGGGCACGACCTGCGCGTCGTCGCGGGGCGCGTCCAGATGCGCACGACACAGGGCTATCGCCCGATCGACGTACTCTATCGCCGCGTCGACGATGATTTCCTCGACCCGCTCAATTTCCGGCCCGACTCGCTGCTCGGCGTCCCCGGCATCTGGGACGTCTATCGCGCCGGCGGCATCACCATCGCCAATGCGCCGGGGACGGGGATCGCCGACGACAAGGCGCTCTATAGCTATATGCCCGACATCATCCAATTCTATACGGGCGAAAAGGCGCTGCTGCCCAATGTGCCGACCTGGCGCTGTTCGGAGCCGGGGCATCTGAAGGAAGTGCTCGACCGGCTTCCCGAACTGGTGGTCAAGGAAGTGCATGGATCGGGCGGCTATGGCATGCTTGTCGGTCCAGCCGCGAGCCGCAAGGAGATCGCCGCGTTTCGCAGGAAGCTGGAGGCGAACCCGGCCAATTATATCGCGCAGCCGACGCTGTCGCTGTCGACCGTGCCGATCTTCACCAAGGCGGGGCTCGCGCCGCGCCACGTCGATTTGCGCCCCTTCGTGCTGATGTCGCCGCAGGGCGTCACCATCACCCCCGGCGGCCTGACGCGCGTCGCGATGAGCAAGGGGTCGCTGGTGGTCAATTCGAGCCAGGGCGGCGGGACCAAGGACACCTGGGTGCTGGAGGATTGA
- a CDS encoding sulfite exporter TauE/SafE family protein, which translates to MTSLAALFGLTALLYAAVGFGGGSTYTALLLLGGVAVGLVPAISLACNVIVVTGGTIRFARAGAMPWAKALPLIAVAAPLAFLGGLTPVKQGLLILLLGLSLLASSLALMFQPQAAKPVALSAKLLLAIAAALGYLAGVVGIGGGIFLAPILHLVRWAEARSVAATASLFILVNSLFGLTGQLIKGKGEAMIHAIAGHWPLLIAVLIGGAIGTQLAVRAGGATLIRRLTALLVGFVGVRLLFGF; encoded by the coding sequence ATGACCAGCCTTGCCGCCCTCTTCGGTCTTACCGCGCTGCTCTATGCCGCGGTCGGGTTCGGCGGCGGGTCGACCTATACCGCACTGCTGCTGCTCGGCGGCGTCGCGGTCGGGCTGGTGCCGGCGATCAGCCTCGCGTGCAACGTCATCGTCGTCACCGGCGGCACGATCCGCTTCGCGCGCGCCGGGGCGATGCCGTGGGCGAAAGCGCTGCCGCTGATCGCGGTCGCGGCGCCGCTCGCCTTTCTGGGCGGGCTGACCCCGGTCAAGCAGGGCCTGCTCATCCTCCTGCTCGGCCTGTCGCTGCTCGCTTCGTCGCTGGCGCTGATGTTCCAGCCGCAGGCGGCGAAGCCGGTCGCGCTTTCCGCAAAGCTGTTGCTGGCGATCGCGGCGGCGCTCGGCTATCTTGCCGGTGTCGTCGGCATCGGTGGCGGCATCTTCCTGGCGCCGATCCTTCACCTCGTGCGCTGGGCGGAGGCACGTTCGGTCGCCGCGACCGCGAGCCTGTTCATCCTCGTCAACAGCCTGTTCGGGCTGACCGGCCAGCTCATCAAGGGCAAGGGCGAGGCGATGATCCACGCGATCGCGGGGCATTGGCCGCTGCTGATCGCGGTGCTGATCGGCGGTGCGATCGGGACGCAGCTTGCGGTCCGCGCCGGCGGCGCGACCCTGATCCGGCGGCTGACCGCGCTGCTGGTCGGGTTCGTCGGGGTGCGGCTGCTTTTCGGGTTTTAG
- the secA gene encoding preprotein translocase subunit SecA, with the protein MFGSLAKSLFGSSNERYVTSIRKIVAKINAFEPQFEALSDDDLKAQTQTFRDRLAAGETLDDLLPEAFATVREASKRTLGMRHFDVQMIGGIVLHRGEIAEMATGEGKTLMATLPCYLNALEGKGVHVVTVNDYLAKRDAEWMSAVYGFLGLTTGIIIPNLNEMQRREAYNSDITYATNNELGFDYLRDNMKFDRSQMVHREFSFGIVDEVDSILIDEARTPLIISGPTDDKSELYIRVNEVVNQLVEDDYEKDEKAKSISLTEDGTEHVERLLEDAGLLQGSNLYDIENTQVVHHVNQALKAIVMFKLDTDYIVKDGKVVIIDEFTGRMMDGRRWSDGLHQAVEAKEGVQIEPENQTLASITFQNYFRMYPKLSGMTGTAATEAAEFFEIYKMNVVTIPTNRPIARQDNEDEFYKNITDKFGAIARTIREAQESGQPVLVGTVSIEKSELLSSFLEKEGVAHSVLNARFHESEAHIVAQAGRRGAVTIATNMAGRGTDIKLGGSEEFRIDDELKDVPEGPERDAAIARINAEVAADREAVKAAGGLFVLATERHESRRIDNQLRGRSGRQGDPGLSKFYLCLDDDLLRIFGPDTLFSKMMNKNLEDGEAIGSKWLSKAIETAQKKVEARNYDIRKQVVEYDNVMNDQRKVIYEQRGEIIDSETVDDVMAEMRAETVNAIIADACPPGSYPEQWDVEAMKERVANILDLSPPIDDWMQEDEVDPEMFETRLQDLADAAAAGKAAQVDEDTWHNVEKSVLIQTLDHHWKDHLSTLDALRQAIFLRAYAQKQPINEYKQEAFALFERMLQNIREDVTRTVARIDFQFQEPEAAALPDLPDFLTTHIDPFTGEDNSADLDAGGLGVIANTLPPMQAPRPDLPEGDNPYAALEISRNAPCPCGSGRKYKHCHGVL; encoded by the coding sequence ATGTTCGGCAGTCTTGCCAAGAGCCTGTTCGGCTCGTCCAACGAGCGTTATGTCACTTCGATCCGCAAGATCGTCGCAAAAATCAATGCTTTCGAGCCGCAGTTCGAAGCGCTGAGCGACGATGACCTGAAGGCGCAGACGCAGACGTTCCGCGACCGGCTGGCGGCCGGCGAGACGCTCGACGACCTGCTTCCCGAGGCGTTCGCGACGGTGCGCGAAGCGTCGAAGCGCACGCTCGGCATGCGCCATTTCGACGTGCAGATGATCGGCGGCATCGTCCTGCATCGCGGCGAGATCGCCGAGATGGCGACGGGCGAGGGCAAGACGCTGATGGCGACGCTGCCCTGCTATCTCAACGCGCTCGAGGGCAAGGGCGTCCATGTCGTCACCGTCAACGACTATCTCGCCAAGCGCGACGCCGAATGGATGAGCGCGGTCTATGGCTTTCTGGGCCTGACCACCGGCATCATCATCCCCAACCTCAACGAGATGCAGCGGCGCGAGGCCTATAACAGCGACATCACCTATGCGACGAACAACGAGCTGGGGTTCGATTATCTGCGCGACAATATGAAGTTCGACCGCTCGCAGATGGTCCACCGCGAATTCAGCTTCGGCATCGTCGACGAAGTCGATTCGATCCTGATCGACGAAGCGCGCACCCCGCTGATCATCTCGGGCCCGACCGACGACAAGTCGGAGCTGTACATCCGCGTCAACGAGGTCGTGAACCAGCTCGTCGAAGATGATTATGAAAAGGACGAGAAGGCGAAGTCGATCAGCCTGACCGAGGACGGCACCGAGCATGTCGAGCGATTGCTCGAAGACGCGGGCCTGCTCCAGGGCAGCAACCTTTATGATATCGAGAACACGCAGGTCGTCCATCACGTCAACCAGGCGCTCAAGGCGATCGTGATGTTCAAGCTCGACACCGACTATATCGTCAAGGACGGCAAGGTCGTCATCATCGACGAATTCACCGGCCGCATGATGGACGGCCGCCGCTGGTCCGACGGCCTGCACCAGGCGGTCGAGGCCAAGGAGGGCGTCCAGATCGAGCCCGAGAACCAGACCCTCGCCTCGATCACCTTCCAGAATTATTTCCGCATGTATCCCAAGCTTTCCGGAATGACCGGCACCGCGGCGACCGAAGCGGCCGAATTCTTTGAAATCTACAAGATGAACGTCGTCACCATCCCGACCAACCGCCCGATCGCGCGGCAGGACAATGAGGATGAATTCTACAAGAATATCACCGACAAGTTCGGCGCGATCGCGCGCACGATCCGCGAGGCGCAGGAAAGCGGCCAGCCCGTTCTCGTCGGCACCGTGTCGATCGAAAAGTCGGAGCTGCTCTCCTCCTTCCTCGAAAAGGAAGGCGTCGCGCACAGCGTCCTCAACGCGCGCTTCCACGAGAGCGAGGCGCATATCGTCGCGCAGGCGGGGCGCCGCGGCGCGGTCACCATCGCGACGAACATGGCGGGCCGCGGCACCGACATCAAACTCGGCGGCAGCGAAGAATTCCGCATCGACGACGAGCTGAAGGACGTGCCCGAAGGCCCCGAACGCGACGCCGCGATCGCGCGCATCAACGCAGAAGTCGCCGCCGACCGCGAAGCCGTGAAGGCGGCGGGCGGGCTGTTCGTGCTCGCGACCGAACGCCACGAAAGCCGCCGCATCGACAATCAGCTGCGCGGCCGTTCGGGGCGTCAGGGCGACCCCGGCCTGTCGAAATTCTACCTCTGCCTCGACGATGATTTGCTCCGCATCTTTGGCCCCGACACGCTGTTTTCCAAGATGATGAACAAGAATCTGGAGGATGGCGAGGCGATCGGGTCGAAATGGCTGTCGAAGGCGATCGAGACCGCGCAGAAGAAGGTCGAGGCGCGCAACTACGACATCCGCAAGCAGGTCGTCGAATATGACAACGTCATGAACGACCAGCGCAAGGTCATCTATGAACAGCGCGGCGAGATCATCGACAGCGAAACCGTCGACGATGTGATGGCGGAGATGCGGGCGGAAACGGTGAACGCGATCATCGCCGACGCCTGCCCGCCGGGAAGCTATCCCGAACAATGGGATGTCGAGGCGATGAAGGAGCGCGTCGCGAACATCCTCGACCTGTCGCCGCCGATCGACGACTGGATGCAGGAGGATGAGGTCGATCCCGAAATGTTCGAGACGCGCCTCCAGGACCTGGCCGACGCCGCGGCCGCGGGCAAGGCGGCACAGGTCGACGAGGATACGTGGCATAATGTCGAGAAGTCGGTCCTGATCCAGACGCTCGACCATCATTGGAAGGACCATCTGTCGACGCTCGACGCGCTGCGCCAGGCGATCTTTCTGCGCGCCTATGCGCAAAAGCAGCCGATCAACGAATATAAGCAGGAAGCCTTTGCGCTGTTCGAGCGCATGCTCCAGAATATCCGCGAGGATGTGACGCGCACGGTGGCGCGGATCGATTTCCAGTTCCAGGAACCCGAAGCGGCGGCGCTGCCCGACCTGCCCGATTTCCTGACCACCCACATCGACCCCTTCACCGGCGAGGACAACAGCGCCGACCTCGACGCGGGCGGACTGGGCGTGATCGCGAACACCCTGCCGCCGATGCAGGCGCCGCGGCCCGACCTGCCCGAGGGGGACAATCCCTATGCGGCGCTGGAGATCAGCCGCAACGCGCCATGCCCGTGCGGGTCGGGGCGCAAATACAAGCATTGCCACGGGGTGCTTTGA
- a CDS encoding SDR family oxidoreductase, whose translation MARQAIFITGGGSGIGRATARHFAKQGWFVGIADVNAQGIDETAALLPEGASSRHVMDVRDRDQWKAALDAFAVASGGRLDVLFNNAGIGTGGQYIDMAPEEADRIIAINFGGVVNGTYAALPLLRATPGSTILNTGSASGFYGVAGLAVYSATKFAVRGLTEALEIEFAKHGIKVRSLMPGFIDTPLLDQVSADSNEPARNRLSASGFEIVPVERVAEAAWEAVHGARVHVPVGKMAKRLSRLARFFPGLIVRQSKKIDGLGAAAH comes from the coding sequence GTGGCACGACAGGCGATCTTCATCACCGGCGGCGGTTCGGGCATCGGCCGCGCGACGGCGCGCCATTTCGCGAAGCAGGGCTGGTTCGTCGGCATCGCCGACGTCAACGCGCAGGGGATCGACGAAACCGCCGCGCTGCTGCCCGAGGGGGCTTCGTCGCGCCACGTCATGGACGTGCGCGACCGCGACCAGTGGAAGGCCGCGCTCGACGCTTTTGCAGTGGCGAGCGGCGGACGCCTCGACGTGCTGTTCAACAACGCCGGCATCGGGACCGGCGGCCAATATATCGACATGGCGCCGGAGGAGGCCGACCGCATCATCGCGATCAACTTCGGCGGCGTCGTCAACGGCACCTATGCCGCGCTGCCCCTGCTGCGCGCAACGCCGGGGTCGACGATCCTCAACACCGGATCGGCGTCGGGCTTTTACGGCGTCGCCGGGCTCGCGGTCTATTCGGCGACCAAATTCGCGGTGCGCGGGCTGACCGAAGCGCTCGAGATCGAATTCGCCAAGCATGGCATCAAGGTCCGCTCGCTGATGCCCGGCTTCATCGACACCCCGCTGCTCGACCAGGTCAGCGCCGACAGCAACGAACCCGCGCGCAATCGCCTGTCGGCCAGCGGGTTCGAGATCGTCCCCGTCGAGCGCGTCGCCGAGGCGGCGTGGGAGGCGGTGCACGGCGCCAGGGTGCATGTCCCCGTCGGCAAGATGGCCAAACGCCTGTCACGCCTCGCGCGCTTCTTCCCCGGGCTGATCGTCCGGCAATCGAAGAAGATCGACGGGCTGGGCGCGGCGGCGCACTGA